Proteins encoded within one genomic window of Mya arenaria isolate MELC-2E11 chromosome 13, ASM2691426v1:
- the LOC128212876 gene encoding phytanoyl-CoA dioxygenase domain-containing protein 1-like, translating to MTLSQEQVKQFWDNGYLVLPDFADEETVEGLKKECHRLVEEMDPAEHNTVFTTLEMKRTSDDYFMTSGDKIRYFFEDGAKDEKGNLKVNKHLSINKIGHALHVLSEPFKKFTFCDKVKGIAKSLEMQDPVVCQSMYIFKQPGIGGEVIPHQDSSFLHTDPMKLVGFWIALEDATLENGCLWFIPGSHKEGIHCGRRMLRNPNKGEGESGTIFQGEMPKYNDKDFIPGPVKKGTMVLIHGEVAHKSEKNTSQNSRHIYTFHCFDQKGVNYSPQNWLQPTQEMPFPHLYS from the exons ATGACTCTCAGCCAAGAACAAGTTAAACAG ttTTGGGACAATGGGTATTTGGTCCTCCCTGATTTTGCCGATGAGGAAACTGTAGAGGGACTGAAGAAAGAATGTCACAGACTTGTCGAGGAGATGGACCCAGCTGAACACAACACTGTTTTCACAACATTGGAAATGAAAAGG aCAAGTGATGACTACTTTATGACCAGTGGAGACAAAATCAGATACTTCTTTGAAGATGGTGCAAAAGATGAAAAAG GGAATCTGAAGGTTAACAAACATTTGTCCATCAACAAGATAGGACATG CTCTCCATGTGTTGAGTGAGCCTTTTAAGAAGTTTACATTCTGTGATAAAGTTAAG GGCATTGCCAAAAGCCTGGAGATGCAGGATCCTGTTGTGTGTCAGAGCATGTACATATTTAAG caaCCAGGAATTGGAGGAGAGg TGATCCCTCACCAAGACTCATCATTCCTCCACACCGACCCCATGAAGCTTGTTGGCTTCTGGATCGCTCTAGAAGATGCTACCCTGGAGAATGGCTGTCTGTGGTTCATACCCGGCTCTCATAAAG AGGGCATTCACTGTGGAAGACGTATGTTGAGAAATCCTAACAAGGGTGAGGGAGAGTCAGGCACAATATTTCAGGGAGAGATGCCAAAATACAACGACAAGGACTTTATTCCTGGACCAGTGAAGAAGG GTACGATGGTTTTAATCCATGGCGAGGTGGCACACAAGAGTGAGAAAAACACGTCGCAAAACTCTCGTCACATTTACACCTTCCACTGCTTCGACCAGAAGGGCGTAAACTATAGCCCGCAAAACTG